One segment of Amycolatopsis alba DSM 44262 DNA contains the following:
- a CDS encoding aminotransferase class I/II-fold pyridoxal phosphate-dependent enzyme gives MSEAETYGPRLYRNTEKMMAYSLPNWTAAEDAGLIALHATSSPDGSLVERKSGHQFINMSSYSYLGLNRHPAVIQGAIDALREEQIIELGIAPTRIQSSLMYDVQERFSTLFDAQCFLAISCSVATAALLPLVTSGALIDGKPRVTVFDKRAHFCMDLMKPVCADEAPVFISPHNDMNYLEDLCKKHPRVAYIADGAYSTGGMADMDALLELQDRYGLFLWLDDSHAMSVIGSKGEGFVRSHMDELNPLTIITGSLVKGFGCTGGIIMTGRQDIGRIVNTMAGPMCWSQTMSTANLGSVRACIGIHEGPELALLQGKLRENLAYFDHRVPTAQTGSQMPVRMLLVGDPALSVSLSNTLLDKGFYVAPVYFPTTARGKEGLRVMIRADVDRPDLERLCDLLDKHVVPHG, from the coding sequence ATGAGCGAGGCGGAAACCTACGGCCCCCGCTTGTACCGCAACACCGAGAAGATGATGGCCTACAGCCTTCCGAACTGGACGGCAGCCGAAGACGCCGGCCTGATCGCCCTGCACGCCACAAGCAGCCCTGACGGGTCGCTTGTCGAGCGCAAAAGTGGTCACCAGTTCATCAATATGAGCTCGTATTCCTACCTGGGTCTCAATCGCCATCCGGCCGTGATTCAGGGTGCGATCGACGCTCTGCGTGAGGAACAGATCATTGAGCTGGGCATCGCACCGACGCGCATTCAGTCGTCGCTGATGTATGACGTCCAGGAGCGGTTCTCGACGCTGTTCGACGCGCAGTGCTTCCTGGCGATCTCCTGTTCCGTGGCCACGGCGGCGCTGCTACCACTGGTCACCTCGGGGGCGCTGATCGACGGCAAGCCGAGAGTCACCGTCTTCGACAAGCGAGCCCACTTCTGCATGGACCTGATGAAGCCGGTCTGTGCCGATGAGGCGCCCGTGTTCATCAGCCCGCACAACGACATGAACTACCTCGAAGACCTGTGCAAGAAGCATCCACGGGTGGCATACATCGCTGACGGGGCGTATTCCACCGGCGGTATGGCCGACATGGACGCCCTCCTCGAGTTGCAGGACCGCTACGGGTTGTTCCTGTGGCTGGACGACTCCCACGCCATGTCAGTCATAGGCAGCAAGGGTGAGGGCTTCGTGCGCTCACACATGGATGAACTCAATCCGCTGACCATCATCACCGGCTCGCTGGTCAAAGGCTTCGGATGCACCGGCGGGATCATCATGACCGGCCGCCAGGACATCGGGCGCATCGTCAACACCATGGCAGGCCCCATGTGCTGGTCGCAGACGATGAGTACAGCCAACCTCGGCAGCGTCCGGGCCTGCATCGGCATCCATGAAGGCCCTGAGTTGGCCCTGCTCCAAGGGAAGCTGCGGGAGAACCTCGCCTACTTCGACCACCGCGTTCCCACCGCCCAGACCGGCAGTCAGATGCCGGTTCGCATGCTGCTGGTGGGAGATCCGGCTCTTTCCGTCAGCCTGTCCAATACGCTGCTGGACAAGGGCTTCTACGTCGCGCCGGTGTATTTCCCGACCACCGCCCGCGGCAAGGAAGGACTCCGAGTCATGATCCGGGCCGACGTTGACCGGCCGGACCTGGAGCGGTTGTGCGACCTTCTCGACAAACACGTGGTGCCCCATGGCTGA
- a CDS encoding quinone oxidoreductase family protein: MRSVVVEEFGGPEVLKVRDQPDPAPGPGDVLVDIEFAGVNFMDTGSRVGYGLPKGLPFVPGVEGAGRIAAVGGGVTDLAVGDRVAWVYAYGSYSERMVIPADQVVPVPDDVPGDIAAAMMMQGLTAHHFVTEIAPLGKGQVALVHSAAGGVGRMVTQLLKLRGTRVIGLVSREDKVPVALAAGADDVLVSTGGAFVGRVKELTGGEGVHAVFDGGGAATFDSSIEVLRRAGTLVYYGPLIGDIPQVRMTDLPKSVKVSYAVFADHIHTPELLREHTRDLFRKFSEGKLKVEITKRYPLSEAARAHADIESRSTSGKLLLDPSAR, encoded by the coding sequence ATGCGTTCTGTAGTAGTGGAAGAGTTCGGCGGCCCCGAGGTGTTGAAAGTGCGGGACCAGCCGGATCCGGCGCCGGGACCGGGCGACGTGCTCGTGGACATCGAGTTCGCCGGTGTCAACTTCATGGACACCGGCTCCCGAGTCGGATACGGCCTGCCCAAAGGACTTCCGTTCGTCCCAGGGGTCGAAGGAGCCGGCAGGATCGCCGCGGTGGGCGGCGGCGTCACCGATCTCGCCGTCGGCGATCGGGTCGCGTGGGTCTACGCCTACGGCAGTTACTCCGAGCGCATGGTGATCCCGGCCGATCAGGTCGTCCCGGTTCCCGACGACGTGCCCGGCGACATCGCCGCCGCGATGATGATGCAGGGGCTCACCGCGCATCATTTCGTGACGGAGATCGCCCCGCTCGGCAAGGGCCAGGTGGCGTTGGTCCACTCCGCCGCCGGCGGTGTCGGCCGGATGGTCACCCAGTTGCTCAAGCTGCGCGGAACACGCGTGATCGGCCTGGTTTCCAGGGAGGACAAGGTTCCCGTCGCCCTGGCGGCAGGGGCGGACGACGTACTCGTCTCGACCGGTGGCGCCTTCGTCGGACGGGTCAAGGAACTCACCGGCGGCGAGGGGGTGCACGCGGTCTTCGACGGCGGCGGCGCTGCCACGTTCGACTCCTCGATCGAAGTGCTGCGACGGGCGGGCACACTCGTCTACTACGGTCCGCTGATCGGCGACATCCCCCAGGTGCGGATGACGGATCTGCCCAAGAGCGTCAAGGTCTCCTATGCCGTGTTCGCCGACCACATCCACACACCGGAACTGCTCCGCGAACACACCCGTGACCTGTTCCGGAAGTTCAGCGAGGGCAAGTTGAAGGTCGAGATCACGAAGCGTTACCCGCTGAGTGAAGCCGCACGAGCACACGCGGACATCGAATCACGCAGCACTTCCGGGAAACTGCTGCTGGACCCGTCCGCCCGTTGA
- a CDS encoding HpcH/HpaI aldolase/citrate lyase family protein, whose protein sequence is MADTSLLDAPLCRSLLVTSALRVDRFRQGRASGADVNLIDLEDAVPAGEKARARQAYLQLTSEDLPEVLGVRINGLMTRDGLEDLLAVCDAEIEPAIIHIPKAETAEQIELADRILTAAGRASTVWAVIETSNGVANARAIASSSPRLSGLVFGLADYAAEIGASLSWESVLYARSQVVMAARAAGIQVMDAPTFDLDDVGLLRTEARRSVDMGYTGKVAVHPRQVPIINEIYSPTAEAVTWAQQVVEKFDASSKGIHTVDGLMVGPPFLKRAQAILELQGMM, encoded by the coding sequence ATGGCTGACACCTCGTTACTCGATGCTCCGTTGTGCCGGAGTCTGCTGGTCACCTCCGCGCTGCGCGTGGACCGATTCCGCCAGGGCCGTGCCAGCGGAGCCGATGTCAACCTCATCGACCTCGAAGACGCTGTCCCGGCAGGCGAAAAGGCGCGGGCCCGGCAGGCATATCTCCAGTTGACCAGCGAGGATCTGCCCGAGGTCTTGGGGGTGCGGATCAACGGCCTCATGACACGGGACGGACTGGAAGATCTACTGGCGGTCTGTGACGCAGAGATCGAGCCGGCGATCATCCACATTCCCAAAGCCGAGACTGCCGAGCAAATCGAGTTGGCCGATCGAATCCTCACTGCCGCAGGCCGCGCCTCGACGGTGTGGGCGGTGATCGAGACGTCCAACGGGGTGGCCAACGCGAGGGCAATCGCCTCTTCGAGTCCGCGGCTGAGTGGGCTGGTGTTCGGACTGGCCGATTACGCCGCCGAGATCGGCGCGTCCCTGTCGTGGGAGAGCGTGCTCTATGCAAGGTCACAGGTGGTCATGGCCGCCCGCGCCGCCGGGATCCAGGTCATGGACGCTCCCACCTTCGATCTCGACGACGTCGGACTGTTGCGCACCGAGGCGCGCCGGTCGGTGGACATGGGCTACACCGGCAAAGTCGCCGTTCACCCACGGCAAGTGCCGATCATCAACGAGATCTACAGCCCCACGGCCGAAGCGGTCACGTGGGCTCAGCAGGTGGTGGAGAAATTCGACGCCTCCTCGAAGGGCATCCACACCGTGGACGGGTTGATGGTGGGGCCGCCGTTCCTCAAGAGGGCCCAGGCGATTCTCGAACTCCAGGGGATGATGTGA
- a CDS encoding MaoC family dehydratase: MKSVPFFEDLGGGRYRENKGLFYEQFDVGDIIEHRPGRTVTETDNVWQSLISLNNHPLHIDHEYARHTEFGKPLVSSLVTLSIVGGMCTNGTSAKAIANLGWESIRLPNPVFVGDTLYAETTVVAKRRSKSRPEAGIVTFESRGLKPDGTLVMIFTRSALIPLSEAVVRDASIT; encoded by the coding sequence GTGAAATCCGTACCGTTCTTTGAAGATCTGGGTGGCGGGCGCTACCGCGAAAACAAGGGTCTGTTCTACGAGCAGTTCGACGTCGGGGACATCATCGAACACCGGCCGGGCCGGACGGTCACCGAGACCGACAACGTGTGGCAGTCCCTGATCTCGCTCAACAATCATCCGCTGCACATCGACCACGAATACGCCCGCCACACCGAGTTCGGCAAGCCCTTGGTTTCGAGTCTGGTGACGCTGTCCATCGTCGGCGGGATGTGCACCAACGGCACCAGCGCCAAGGCGATCGCCAACCTCGGCTGGGAAAGCATTCGCTTGCCCAACCCGGTCTTCGTCGGCGACACCTTGTATGCCGAGACGACCGTGGTGGCCAAGCGGCGGTCGAAATCGCGCCCCGAAGCCGGGATCGTGACCTTCGAGTCCAGGGGGCTCAAGCCTGACGGCACCCTGGTGATGATCTTCACCCGGTCAGCGCTCATCCCGCTCAGCGAGGCCGTTGTCCGCGATGCCTCGATCACCTGA
- a CDS encoding ATP-binding protein, giving the protein MREFPLQPIPPPMIGRDAELAALLGAVRNPPSVAFVEGQAGVGKSRLVAEFAAAAARDGAPRVIMGSCQPLPAPFPYGVLFDCLSQCGDLLREPGPVTGALRDHLPELADHLPPAPRALGDPDAERHRIFRAVRDLLRSLGPAVLVLEDLQWADEKTRRVLRFVLADPPPDLSIVATYRREDLPSVAPLGHAFHVPHGVTGVDLVLRPFGVTDVRAMIDALVGAVVTSHRFAEAVLDETAGIPFVVEETVRALSDPMRDVRAEGDSARRVLAGIDVPPSVTDTIKERLATLPGAARILVEAAAVLGVPETLEVLSAVAGEATAAHLVASVDSGVLVEETATRYGFRHNIARRAVYASLPGPRRRELHERALTALSALGHAPVARLCTHAKAAGMKADWLRYSELAAKVAEDANDVSTAVDLLVEVLSDADTGPEVANRLATKLCDHALTGLPGGMMTARVESLLADPRLVPDVRAQVHLWFGLLLQRETGSVDRGAEEIALALGLLGDQPERTVRGMAAMAGPYLGSASIAEHQRSLDRVEEVIDHLPTRELRTALLATTLGGRLIAGDPSTWDRIARLPSPSDVHDPEELHHLARAHCNLADACSWIGHYARAREFLRDGIVLAKRVGSSYVVGTAEATAARLDWLSGRWSGLGQRLDRLIETYADLLLTTDLHLTRGWLAAARGEWVRAAEAFQAATGAHPSAQVFPVGISAAGGMVGMLLSRGKAAAAEEHVRRGVTMLRSKGAWVWSGDILPQAVDYHLAVGDVGAARLLVSETATGLRGVDAPLAQAGLAACRARLTAATNDRDEADRLYREAIDLHWDLGLSYRATQLAEQAEGETLTDATVLEALTQTYDALGATVDAARCRHRARSTGTATPSPRGRRGYGSELSPREQDVARLLAGGHTNREIAQALFLSRRTVEEYVVKVRRKLNVSSRHDVRL; this is encoded by the coding sequence TTGCGCGAATTCCCTCTCCAGCCGATTCCGCCGCCGATGATCGGCCGGGACGCCGAACTCGCGGCTTTGCTCGGCGCGGTGCGGAACCCGCCATCGGTTGCTTTCGTGGAAGGCCAGGCCGGCGTGGGCAAGTCCAGGCTGGTCGCCGAGTTCGCCGCCGCGGCCGCCCGCGACGGGGCCCCGCGAGTGATCATGGGTTCATGCCAGCCGCTGCCCGCCCCGTTCCCGTACGGGGTGCTCTTCGACTGCCTCAGCCAGTGCGGCGACCTGCTGCGCGAGCCCGGCCCGGTGACCGGTGCGCTACGGGATCATCTACCCGAACTCGCCGACCACCTGCCACCCGCGCCGCGCGCCCTCGGTGACCCCGACGCGGAGCGGCACCGGATCTTCCGCGCCGTGCGCGATCTCCTCCGTTCGCTGGGACCGGCCGTACTCGTGCTCGAGGATCTGCAGTGGGCGGACGAAAAGACCCGCCGGGTGTTGCGCTTCGTTCTGGCGGACCCGCCGCCGGACTTGTCGATCGTGGCCACCTACCGCCGCGAGGATCTGCCGTCGGTGGCACCACTCGGCCACGCCTTCCACGTCCCGCACGGAGTGACCGGGGTCGATCTCGTACTGCGGCCCTTCGGCGTGACGGATGTGCGCGCCATGATCGACGCCCTGGTGGGAGCCGTCGTGACGTCGCACCGGTTCGCCGAGGCCGTCCTGGACGAGACCGCGGGGATCCCTTTCGTGGTCGAGGAAACGGTGCGGGCGCTGAGCGACCCGATGCGGGACGTGCGCGCCGAAGGTGACTCGGCCCGGCGGGTCCTCGCTGGGATCGACGTGCCGCCCTCGGTGACGGACACGATCAAGGAGCGGCTGGCGACCTTGCCCGGCGCCGCGCGGATCCTCGTCGAGGCCGCCGCGGTGCTGGGCGTCCCGGAGACGCTTGAGGTGCTGAGCGCCGTGGCGGGAGAGGCGACCGCGGCGCATCTGGTCGCGTCGGTGGATTCCGGTGTGCTCGTGGAGGAAACGGCCACCAGATACGGCTTCCGGCACAACATCGCCAGACGCGCGGTGTACGCGTCACTGCCGGGTCCGCGACGGCGGGAACTGCATGAGCGTGCCCTCACGGCGCTGTCCGCCCTTGGCCACGCCCCCGTCGCCCGCCTGTGCACGCACGCCAAAGCGGCGGGCATGAAAGCCGACTGGTTGCGATACAGCGAACTCGCCGCCAAAGTCGCGGAGGACGCCAACGATGTCTCCACCGCGGTCGACTTGCTGGTCGAGGTCCTGAGCGATGCGGATACCGGTCCCGAGGTCGCGAACCGGCTGGCGACCAAGCTCTGTGACCACGCCTTGACGGGACTGCCCGGCGGGATGATGACCGCGCGAGTCGAAAGCCTCCTCGCGGACCCCCGCCTGGTCCCGGACGTCCGAGCCCAGGTTCACCTGTGGTTCGGACTGCTGCTGCAACGAGAGACCGGGTCGGTCGACCGCGGCGCCGAGGAGATCGCACTGGCCCTCGGCCTGCTCGGTGACCAGCCGGAACGCACCGTACGCGGTATGGCGGCGATGGCCGGGCCCTATCTGGGGTCCGCGTCCATCGCCGAGCACCAGAGGTCGCTCGATCGGGTCGAGGAGGTCATCGACCACCTGCCCACCAGGGAACTGCGCACCGCGCTGCTGGCCACGACGCTCGGCGGACGGCTGATCGCCGGCGACCCGAGCACCTGGGACCGCATCGCCCGGCTGCCGTCCCCGTCGGACGTGCACGACCCCGAGGAACTCCATCACCTGGCCCGCGCCCATTGCAACCTGGCGGACGCGTGCTCGTGGATCGGGCACTACGCCAGGGCCCGTGAGTTCCTGCGCGACGGGATCGTCTTGGCCAAACGGGTCGGTTCCTCTTACGTCGTCGGCACCGCCGAGGCCACGGCGGCCCGGCTCGACTGGCTCAGCGGGCGATGGTCGGGATTGGGGCAGCGCCTCGACCGCTTGATCGAAACCTATGCGGACCTGCTGCTGACCACGGACCTGCACCTCACGCGAGGCTGGCTGGCGGCGGCACGAGGCGAGTGGGTGCGGGCGGCGGAAGCCTTCCAGGCGGCGACGGGTGCGCACCCGTCGGCGCAGGTGTTCCCGGTGGGCATCTCGGCGGCAGGCGGGATGGTGGGCATGCTCCTCAGCCGGGGCAAGGCCGCCGCGGCGGAGGAGCACGTGCGACGCGGCGTGACGATGCTGCGGAGCAAGGGCGCGTGGGTATGGTCGGGCGATATTCTTCCCCAGGCCGTCGACTACCACTTGGCAGTCGGCGACGTCGGGGCCGCACGGCTGCTCGTCTCGGAAACAGCCACCGGTCTCCGAGGAGTCGACGCCCCACTGGCCCAGGCGGGCCTGGCCGCCTGCCGTGCCCGGCTGACCGCGGCCACGAACGACCGCGACGAGGCCGACCGGCTCTACCGGGAGGCGATCGACCTGCACTGGGACCTGGGCCTGTCCTACCGCGCCACCCAGCTCGCCGAGCAGGCCGAGGGCGAAACACTCACCGACGCCACAGTGCTCGAAGCCCTGACCCAGACCTACGACGCCCTGGGAGCCACGGTCGACGCCGCCCGCTGCCGCCACCGTGCCCGCAGTACCGGCACAGCCACTCCGTCACCCCGCGGCAGACGCGGCTACGGCAGCGAGCTCTCCCCTCGTGAACAGGATGTCGCCCGCCTTCTGGCCGGAGGCCACACCAACCGGGAGATCGCCCAAGCCCTGTTCTTGTCCCGTCGTACGGTCGAGGAGTACGTGGTCAAGGTCCGCCGCAAGCTGAACGTCTCCTCCCGCCACGATGTCCGCCTCTGA
- a CDS encoding helix-turn-helix transcriptional regulator, translating to MASVNVHGVGSALVGRDAELAALGEVYEVAVAEGAAVAIVAGEAGIGKSRLVAEFTGRLGTVARTVRGECLELGADSLPFAPFTAVVRRLRRELGGDSIRDLLPAGGLSLARWLPELGEPPADQDPAQGRSRLFDEVLTLLEGAAARHSLVVVLEDLHWADSGSRDLLAYLVRNLEQPGLLLVGTYRSGEVGGAHLRPLVLDIARRPRGLQFELGSLDRAQVGTQLAGLLGHEPDRALVVRVHERSDGNPLFVEALAADPANVTPSSLRDLLAAVTARLPETGRSVLRAAAVVGHEVGHELLVLACRLPDEELEPALRELVDRRLLVVREDGYAFHHALLRDVVYGDLLPGERRRLHVRCAEAIHDNPALVPEGRGAVELAAHWNAAGDHARTLEASWRAAADAGRTYAYEQQLRLLDRVLDRWDTVPEPAARLGVSLAVVLDHAARVCVNTGDFERGVTLASRALDEVDPATDPQGPARVLATRGLLNRRAGRDGDADLRAALATMPADAPPELRGQTLAMLAVTVGLRDPDEGGRYAKEALDIGRDHGLPVVQATALIAAARVAAVTGDEDRALALFREAATIAEVTSDHYNALTALLGQAYLLMGAGDYDSAAVVAAKGRATAHRVGQARSRGAALTGVLAQALWLLGRWAQVLEVVEDALTDEPPAMTTAVLTTLLGEVLLAQGDPNAAAEVAAGSPADPTGQGTPVFAAAFRCRLAVARRDLEAADRLLADALDDPGLLGPLGDPWTLLRAGARVRRALLDAAGRDQQRRELVERRTEQLQDLATRVTADRPVPAAHLAAFHAEIAQNDSRLWAAAVAAWRGRSQPYELAQALFGMAESALSAGDRAAAQDPLREAASLADDLGAGYLGREIDLLAARGRVDLASPEPPLTPPPADPFGLTVRELDVLRLLADGLTNSQIAASLFISASTAGVHVSRILAKLGAGRRTEAAAIAHRAGLLRRQ from the coding sequence ATGGCGTCAGTGAACGTGCATGGGGTCGGGTCGGCCCTCGTCGGACGCGACGCCGAACTGGCCGCGTTGGGCGAGGTTTACGAGGTTGCTGTCGCAGAGGGGGCGGCCGTCGCGATCGTGGCGGGCGAGGCGGGCATCGGGAAGTCCCGGCTGGTCGCCGAGTTCACCGGCCGGCTCGGTACCGTCGCCCGGACGGTGCGCGGCGAGTGCCTCGAACTCGGCGCGGACAGCCTGCCGTTCGCGCCGTTCACCGCGGTGGTGCGACGGCTGCGCCGCGAACTCGGCGGCGACTCGATCCGGGACCTGCTGCCCGCCGGCGGGCTGAGCCTGGCGCGCTGGTTGCCCGAACTGGGCGAGCCTCCGGCCGATCAGGACCCGGCGCAGGGCAGGTCGAGGCTGTTCGACGAGGTGCTGACGCTGCTGGAAGGCGCCGCGGCACGGCACTCGCTGGTGGTCGTGCTCGAAGACCTGCACTGGGCCGATTCCGGCAGCCGAGACCTGCTCGCCTATCTGGTGCGCAACCTGGAACAGCCGGGACTGCTGCTGGTCGGCACCTACCGGTCGGGCGAGGTCGGCGGGGCTCACTTGCGCCCGCTGGTGCTCGACATCGCCCGCAGGCCCCGTGGCCTGCAGTTCGAGTTGGGCTCGCTGGACCGGGCACAGGTCGGCACGCAGTTGGCCGGGCTGCTCGGTCACGAGCCTGACCGCGCGCTGGTGGTACGCGTGCACGAGCGCAGCGACGGCAACCCGCTGTTCGTGGAGGCGCTGGCCGCCGACCCGGCGAACGTCACCCCGTCCTCGCTGCGGGACCTGCTCGCCGCGGTGACCGCGCGGCTGCCCGAGACCGGGCGGTCGGTGCTGCGCGCGGCGGCGGTCGTGGGTCACGAGGTCGGGCACGAACTGCTCGTGCTGGCCTGCCGGCTGCCCGACGAGGAGCTGGAACCGGCGCTGCGCGAGCTCGTCGACCGGCGGCTGCTGGTCGTGCGCGAGGACGGGTACGCCTTCCACCACGCGTTGCTCCGTGACGTCGTGTACGGCGACCTGCTGCCCGGCGAGCGGCGCAGGCTGCACGTCCGCTGCGCCGAAGCGATCCACGACAACCCGGCGCTGGTGCCCGAGGGGCGGGGTGCCGTCGAGCTGGCCGCGCACTGGAACGCCGCGGGCGATCACGCGCGGACCCTGGAAGCGTCCTGGCGGGCCGCGGCCGACGCGGGCCGCACCTACGCCTACGAACAGCAGCTCCGGCTGCTCGACCGGGTTCTCGACCGCTGGGACACGGTTCCCGAGCCCGCCGCCCGCCTGGGTGTGTCCCTGGCCGTCGTGCTGGACCACGCCGCGAGGGTGTGCGTCAACACCGGCGACTTCGAACGGGGCGTCACGCTGGCGAGCCGGGCGTTGGACGAAGTCGACCCCGCGACCGACCCGCAGGGGCCCGCCCGCGTACTGGCCACCCGCGGTCTGCTCAACCGCCGCGCCGGCCGCGACGGTGACGCGGACCTCCGCGCCGCCCTGGCCACCATGCCCGCTGACGCGCCGCCCGAGCTGCGTGGCCAGACGCTGGCCATGCTCGCGGTCACCGTGGGGCTGCGTGACCCCGACGAGGGCGGGCGCTACGCGAAGGAGGCTCTGGACATCGGCCGCGATCACGGGCTGCCCGTCGTCCAGGCCACCGCGCTGATCGCGGCCGCCAGGGTCGCGGCGGTGACGGGTGACGAGGATCGAGCGCTCGCCCTGTTCCGGGAAGCCGCCACGATCGCGGAGGTCACCTCCGACCACTACAACGCGCTCACCGCCCTGCTCGGCCAGGCGTACCTGCTCATGGGCGCCGGCGACTACGACTCAGCCGCCGTCGTCGCGGCGAAGGGCCGGGCGACGGCCCATCGTGTCGGACAGGCCCGGTCGCGAGGCGCTGCCCTCACGGGTGTCCTGGCCCAGGCGCTCTGGCTGCTCGGCCGGTGGGCGCAGGTACTAGAGGTCGTCGAAGACGCGTTGACCGACGAACCGCCGGCCATGACGACCGCGGTGCTGACCACCCTGCTGGGCGAGGTGCTGCTGGCCCAGGGCGACCCGAACGCGGCGGCGGAGGTCGCGGCCGGTTCGCCCGCCGATCCGACCGGGCAGGGGACGCCGGTGTTCGCCGCCGCGTTCCGGTGCCGGCTCGCGGTCGCCCGGCGTGACCTCGAAGCGGCTGACCGGCTCCTGGCCGACGCCCTGGACGACCCTGGTCTGCTCGGCCCTCTCGGCGACCCGTGGACGCTCCTGCGCGCGGGCGCCAGGGTACGGCGGGCTCTGCTCGACGCGGCAGGCCGCGACCAGCAGCGGCGCGAACTGGTCGAGCGGCGCACCGAACAGCTCCAGGACTTGGCGACGCGGGTGACCGCTGACCGCCCGGTACCGGCGGCGCACCTGGCCGCGTTCCACGCCGAGATCGCGCAGAACGATTCGCGGCTGTGGGCCGCCGCGGTGGCGGCGTGGCGTGGCCGGTCCCAGCCCTACGAACTCGCCCAGGCGCTGTTCGGCATGGCCGAGTCGGCGCTGTCGGCGGGCGACCGCGCCGCCGCGCAGGATCCGCTGCGGGAAGCCGCGTCCCTCGCCGACGACCTCGGCGCCGGGTACCTCGGTCGCGAGATCGACCTGCTCGCGGCCCGCGGCCGCGTCGATCTCGCCTCGCCCGAACCCCCACTCACACCACCGCCCGCGGATCCGTTCGGCCTGACCGTCCGGGAACTGGACGTGCTGCGTCTGCTGGCCGATGGGCTGACCAACAGCCAGATCGCCGCGTCACTGTTCATCTCCGCCAGCACAGCGGGGGTACACGTCTCCCGGATCCTGGCCAAACTCGGTGCAGGCCGCCGCACGGAGGCCGCCGCCATCGCCCACCGCGCCGGCCTGCTCCGGCGGCAGTAG
- a CDS encoding MFS transporter, giving the protein MLVALLTGMIVLPISQTSLLPLLPSLARDFGVSAADINWLMIANLVASAVLTPLLGRLGDLYGHKRLLLLALLGPVAGSLLAALTHSFALLVLARVLQGATAGVFPLAVGIIRTHLPQPARGMALVSTSMGIGSGLGVLAGSALMTGWGYQAIFWLLFALSLVALLAVSRAVPADHVAGHARGVDLLGALTLVSWLCALLIAISKGNTWGWSDIRILGLMLLTVIGMGAWITVERRVRHPLVDLTMLTRRTVALTGIAATLTGFGMYGALIMVSEFVQTPQEAGFGFSATVLGAGLMLLPSSLGNLAAVPLGLKIGPRQCLIMGGVVSAVAMLLVLTGHEHRIAVYLASAIIGLGTGLAFTAMPICINMAVPADQTGIANSMNVVFRTIGSATASAVMGAILVSSQTLHVVPTLGAYQAAFLLTALGFLTAGLIPLAIRAQRHQA; this is encoded by the coding sequence ATGCTCGTGGCGCTGCTGACCGGGATGATCGTCCTGCCGATCTCGCAGACCTCGCTCCTGCCACTGCTGCCATCTCTGGCACGGGACTTCGGGGTTTCAGCGGCCGACATCAACTGGCTGATGATCGCCAACCTGGTGGCATCGGCAGTACTCACACCCCTGCTCGGGCGCCTCGGTGACCTCTACGGGCACAAGCGCCTCCTGCTGCTGGCGCTGCTGGGGCCCGTGGCCGGATCCCTCTTGGCGGCGCTGACACATTCCTTCGCCCTGCTCGTGCTTGCCCGCGTGCTGCAGGGTGCAACCGCCGGGGTGTTCCCGCTCGCGGTGGGCATCATCCGCACTCATCTCCCTCAGCCCGCCCGTGGCATGGCCTTGGTCAGCACGAGCATGGGTATCGGCAGCGGGCTTGGCGTACTGGCAGGCAGTGCGCTCATGACCGGGTGGGGGTATCAGGCAATCTTCTGGCTGCTGTTCGCCCTCAGCCTGGTGGCACTCCTCGCCGTGTCAAGGGCCGTTCCGGCGGACCACGTGGCCGGTCACGCTCGCGGCGTCGACCTCCTCGGTGCCCTCACACTGGTCAGCTGGCTGTGTGCACTGCTGATCGCAATCAGCAAAGGCAACACCTGGGGCTGGAGCGATATCCGCATCCTCGGCCTGATGCTCCTCACCGTCATAGGCATGGGAGCGTGGATCACCGTCGAGCGCCGCGTGCGCCACCCCTTGGTCGACCTGACCATGCTCACTCGGCGCACGGTCGCCCTTACCGGTATCGCCGCAACCCTGACCGGATTCGGCATGTACGGCGCTTTGATCATGGTAAGCGAGTTCGTCCAGACACCCCAAGAGGCCGGATTCGGCTTCTCCGCCACTGTGCTGGGTGCCGGTCTGATGCTGTTGCCCAGCTCCCTGGGCAACCTGGCCGCCGTCCCGCTCGGCCTCAAGATCGGACCGCGCCAGTGCCTGATCATGGGTGGTGTGGTGAGCGCTGTCGCCATGCTGCTCGTGCTCACGGGTCACGAGCACCGCATCGCCGTCTACCTGGCCAGCGCCATCATCGGTCTCGGCACCGGCCTGGCCTTCACCGCCATGCCCATCTGTATCAACATGGCGGTACCAGCCGACCAGACCGGTATCGCCAACAGTATGAACGTCGTCTTCCGCACCATAGGCTCAGCGACTGCCAGCGCCGTCATGGGTGCCATCCTCGTCAGCAGCCAAACCCTGCACGTCGTTCCGACCTTGGGTGCCTACCAGGCCGCTTTTCTCCTCACCGCCCTCGGATTCCTCACCGCCGGCCTGATTCCTCTGGCCATACGGGCTCAACGCCATCAAGCCTGA